From Panthera tigris isolate Pti1 chromosome B4, P.tigris_Pti1_mat1.1, whole genome shotgun sequence:
GGCACCGTGCCCACCTGGATGTGCTCCAGCAGAGGCCTCTCGATGGGATGGGGCGGTCTCCAGCCCCCCGGAGGATGGGGAGCCGGCTCCCCCAAACAGACTCCATCCTAGAGGCCTCTGGGCCCTCCAAATTCTGGATGTTTCCTTCACCCAGACTCCCTCCGCCTACCCCCACCATTTCCTTGAAGTCCTTTCTAACATCTGTTTCCTgtatctgcccccacccctctggaTGTGTCTGCCCCCTACTCCAAAAAAAGAGGTCTAAGCAGGAACTGTTTGCACGAGGGCCTGGGAAAGGCCGAAGGACAGTTTGGGCCACAGAGTCCCCTCCCAGGCCTGGCTATGTTCACGGATGCCCACTGGCCGTGGAGGGGCTCAGGGGGGAGGAACAGGGGGGTCTTATACAGCCAGCCCGTGGAAAGGGGACACCCACAGGCTGGTCTAGAGGCAGGTCCCCTAGATTGGCACCAGCAGAGGGCGCTCAGGACTTGGCTGAGCTGGTCCCGTCTACGGGTCACCACCAGCACAGCCAAGTCCCAGAGCCTGGTGGGAAGGGGGCTTGGGGCAGTTCAGACCTTCGTCCGTGTGGTGCAGCAGGGCAGGGAGCAGCAAGTAGCAGGGGCGCTTTTCCCCTGCTCCAAAGCCGGTGGAATCGTGGTCACGGGGGTGGGGGCACGGCACGTTGGAAAGCTCTGGGCTTTGGGGTCACACTGATTTGAATTCAGCTACCAGTGTGACTTTGACCAACCCCTTCCTCTGTCTAGGGGGGTTCAGAGTGGGGAAGTGACtcgctcagggtcacacagcccggcagagctgggatgtgagCACGGCTCTTGCGCCGTCCATCTTGGCATCCTCACCCCCACCGATGCCAAGGAAGCCCAAAGGCCTTCGTCAGAACAGCCCCCCAGGGACGTAGGGGCACGTGACAAGGAGAGTTCAAAAGGCCTCGATGAAGCTCGAGTATTGGCTGGGGCAGCCCCTcacccccttacacacacactgTAGGAGGGGAAAGAATGAGGTTTAATTAGGTCACCTCCAGCTGCTGGAGCAGCTTTGGCACTGATGTATTTTAAGGAATGTCtggtggctggggggagggggtggccggGGAAGTGCTGGCTTCTGGCTCTTGGTCCTGAAGCCGTTTCCTCACCCTCCTGGGCCCACCATGGACAAGACCCCAACGTTCAGAAAGCCTTCCCATCGCCGTCCTgtgttctctgtccttccccttttTAGCCACTGTACCCTTTCCTCCCCCTGGCTGCTCCTCCATACCAGGGACTTGGGGCTGGGACACTTCTGTTGGGGGAGTTGTTTTTAAGCTTGCCAGAGTTGGCAAGTGATTCACCCAAGGTCATGGTCtgagtcagcacaaagccagaaaTAGAACCCCAAGCCCTGTCTCCCCGATTCTTCCGCAcccctgcttttccttctccaggggagggcaggaaatGTCAGggagctcccccccccacctcccagaggtCTTTCTATAACCCGCCCCCCAACCTCTCCAGGTGCAGAAGCACAGCTCCTGACCTGCCGTGTGACCCcgcacttcccctctctgggcctgtttacTCTTCTAAAGAATGGGGATAATGTAATTATGTGGGAGGGGGTCGTGGGGTCTACCTGAGGGAATGGGGCCAAGGACTTGGCACACCACTGGCACGCGGCTAACAATCAGTACATGGTGGCCACGCCTCTTGTCATGTTAGGACTTCCCACGCTGTGTTCTGGTCAATCTGTTCCTCCCACTGGACTGGGGGCCCTCGAAGGGTGGGCCTGTCTCCTCTCGTGTCTGTTGTTCCGATGCCTGGCATTCGGTTTCCTTTCGGTTATACGTGGGTTTTTGACAATCTCAGAGGACAGCTGGACTGACCTTCAATAGTCATCTGGACCAGTGATGATTCGAGAAGCTGAAGGGAAAaacgaggcccagagagggttaAGTGCTTGCTCCAGATCACATAGCACTGGGTGGTTGAGCTAGTTTGCTTTTCCTAATCTGCCCGGAACAAGAGGGATTCTCATGGTCAAGAGAGGACTCTGGTAGCCATTTCCTGCCCCACTCTTTTTGGGGTACCTGAGACTTGGAGGAGCCCCAGCACCAGGACGGCAGTCACCTGCTGACAGGGCTGAGTCACTGCCCACAGCCCCACGGCCCCATGACACCGTATCAGGGCCTCACCTCAGGTTACCTCTGAACAGCCCTGATGTTTGGCTTTTACCTCCCCTGGTCCTTCTGTCTGCAGAATTGCTGGGGTTTGGCCTTCATGCAGGGAAATGAAGACAAGCTTGGCCGGGAGGATCAGAGAGGGAGATGCCCTCTCACAGGTGGACCGTTGATACAGCAGCTCCTCAGCTCCTCCCACCAGCAAGACAGGTGCTGCTATTAGCCCCATctggcagaggaggaaactgaggctcggagagagagagggtcactGCAGACCCAGGGTTCCAACCCAGGCCGTCCGGGGCCCGACCTGCCCTCTGAATGTCCATTGGCTCATCGTGAAGGGCATTGTTTCTGTAAGAGATGCTCCCAGACATACCGAGTCCCTTGGGGGCTGGGCTCTAACTCTGTCTGAACCGAAACGAATGTTCTACAAACAcatctgtttctttgcttttggagGAGTTTATCTTCCCCTTTAGTTTCTCAGGGAAAGTTCTTCTGGTAAAACTCCAGCCGCGTTTTGGCTGAACCAGGAACAGAATTTAACCTCACAGGAAGAGCACTGTTCGCCTTCAGACAAACCTGGGCTCTGTCACttccctgctgtgtgaccttgggcaagtcacttagagcctctctaagcctcagtttcctcatctgtaaaatagaaacaattgTAATTCCAACCTTTCAGGGCAACTGGGAGATTTTGAAATGGAAAGCAGCCTCCTCAAAGACTTTTGCACGGTGTGCAGCACTCAGACGATAAAAGGTGGGCCTTTGCCTGcccctttctgcctcctttcttcTGGAGGCACTGCACTGGAGGGTCTGCACTGGAGGcatccccttctttccttctccctggtctggcccagagaggggaaggctgTCCAAGGTCGCAGAGCCCCTCAGTagcaatgcagggcctgaacccaggaTTCCTGACTTCCCACTGCAGGGCTCCAGAGCCAGACTACCttggttcaagtcctggctcagACATTaattgctgtgtggccttgagtgGGTGACttagtctctctgagcctcagtttcttcatctgcaaaacatAGTAGTGATCGCAGCCGCCTTAACGGGCAGCTGcaggaatttaagaaaaaggagaagcaaGGCAGGGACCTGGTGGGTTGGCAATTCTCTGGGGAAGCGGGGAAGAGGAGAGTGAGGGTGGGCTTGGCTCAGCTCAGCTGGGTCTCTCCTTCTACCCACTCCTCCTTCGTCCTAAGCCCAATTGAGCACCCCTGTCCGGGAGGAGCAAGCTCTTACCCGGCACCTACCCAGTTCTTCCCGCATCCCATCACATCTCAGCCTCACGGTGTCCTCTGGAGGAGGCCTTCTTGTACTCCCcgttttccagaagaggaaggaggtgaggggagaCCGCAGAGCAGTGCTCTCTGCACTGTGGAGGCTGCCCGGTCACCACCCCCCAGCCCTAACTCCTGCTCTAAGGCCAACTGTGGGCTTCTTCTAGAGAGCTGCTGGGCTGGGATGGGGTTCAAGGGTCAGGGAGCAGTCCCTGCCAGGCCTAcagggctggagggcaggagcACCTGTCATTGCTCTTATTCCAACCACTTCTCTCCCGCTGCCTGGTCCATTATGGGGAACCCATTCTGGGGAGGGCCAGGAAGGGGGGCTGCTGTCAACCCTAACCCTGGGTAATCAATGCATCTTGCCCCCTTCCCTGAAAGAGGCTTTGGGTTAGGAGGCCTGGCTGGCTGGCGGGAGCAGGGCCCAGCTCAGCTGTGTCTCCCTGGAAACCACTGTGGGttgcctgtgcccctcccccccaagacCTCCCAGCACCGGCTGTCACCGCCAAGCACAATACCAGCCCTGGGAAAACTGTGCAGTGGGCAGGCCCGCCCTGCGtcctggagagaaggaagcagaaccTCTGTCCACCTGCCCTCCATGCCCACATCGCGGGGGAGGGAGGCACCCCGGAGTGAGCTGTAGGGCCCGATGCCTCCTGCTTTCCCGGTGGTGGCATCTTGGGTAGATTTGCCGCCTGCTTTCCTTTTTGATAACAGCTTAATTgcaatataattcacataccatataattcaacTGTTTAAGGTAGACaagtcagtggtttttagtatattcagagttgtgcaacaaTGCCACAGTGGGTttgaggacattttcatcaccctagaAAGAAACTTGGCACCCATTAAAATTTACTCCcccttggggcaccggggtgactcagtcggttaagtgtctgactctggattttagctcaggtcatgatcccatgggtttatgagatcaagccccgagtcaggctccaggctcacaggatgaaacctgcttaggattctctctctctctctctctctctctctctctctctctgtgcccctccctcgctcacacacacacacacacacacacacacacacacacacgcatgtgctctctctcgaaatagataaacatgaaaaaaaaaaagaatttactccCCTTTATCCCTTCCCCCCCAGgcctggcaaccactaatgtgctctctgtctctgtggatctGTCAGTTCTGGACATTTCACGTGGATGGAATCACgcaatgtggccttttgtgactggcttcttccacgTAGCGTAATGGTTTCCAGTCTCGTCCGTATTGGAGCGGGTATtggcatttcattccttttcatggctgagtaatattccaatctATGGCTATACTACATCGTGTTTCTCCATAcatctgttgatggacttttgggttgtttccactttgggcctattataaaaaatgctgctgtgaacgttcCTGTATAAGTTTCTGCGTGAttgcttttcttctaaaaatggaataaggggcaactgggtggtgcagtcagttgggcgtctgacttcggctcaggttgtgatctcttgcagttcgtgggtttgagccctgcgacaggctctgtgctgacagctgggagcctggagcctgcttcagagtctgtgtctccctctctctccctgctcctctcccgctcatgctctctctctcaaaaacgaatacattaaaaaaaaaaattaaaatgggaataaaaatgccACACCTGGCCCTGCCTCCTGGAGCAGGCTCAGGAAGAAAAAGCCCACCTCAGTTTGAGCAGTCATGAGGAGGTATGAGGGGCCTGAGAGGCGGTGGCCGCTCCCCTGCAGCTCTCCTGGCCGGAGGGGGATGGGGGCTGCTGGGCAGGAGGAGCATCTCCACCCCTAGGGACAGCAGAGACAGCTCATCATCCTGACCCAGAAAAATCccgcttgctgtgtgaccttgaacggCGGCCAGGAGACCTGCCCTGCTGTTGGGTGATGTGAGTCCTCAGTCCTCCCAGAGCCCTGCCATGCCGTGTTTTGGGGCTCCTTGGACTCTGGACTCCTAAGGAGCCTTAAACTCTTCCCTGGAAATTctaggctggggtgggggcgcaAGATGGAGGCCAGAAATAGGCTTGAGGCTCAGGGATTTACCTCTGGCACCAGGGCCTTTGGGTGAGGGGGTGAGGTAGTGAAGAACAGGGGTGAGGAAGTAGAGAACCTCGCCATCCTCCCTCCTACATGACTGTGGATTATGAGCGCTTCTTTATATCCCCAGGCTTAGCCACGCCTGGCCATAGCCTGTGAGGGAGTGTGGTGGTGTTTATCAGatccattatacagatgagtTAACTGAGGCCAGTGGAAGTGCTACCCGAGGTCAGCAGCTAGTACACAGCGGGGCTGGGGTGCTCGTGCTCTCCTGGTCTGGGTGTCCTGCCTGGCCCCAGGCCGCCTGCCGCAGGCTCGGCCAACAGCCTGGTTCAGTCTACTGAGCTATCCTCCCCAGGGTTCCACAGCAGTGTCTCCTGGGGCCTAAGACTTCCCAACCCCTGAGGAGAGGGAATGTGTTCTCTTCCCCAATAGAGGAAAATAGAGGACGCATTCTTTCAAGGTCATCCAGGCACTGAGCAGGTGATGAGGGAATTTCTACTGATCAGCACTGATGACAGCAATTTATCGGGCATCTCTGAGATGCCAGACGCTGTCACACACACTCAATCGTGGACTTCGCAGCAACCTTGCATGGTGAGTATCTTCAACATCATTTTGGAGCAGAGGAACGTGGGGCTAAGGAAAAATCACCAGCATTCTCAAGAGCTTACCACGCGCTCATGGTGTTTGAAGCAGGTGGAGAGTCATGAAATCCACACGGCAACCTTCTCCATGAAGTAAGAACCAgcactatccccattttacagagcaggAAACTGAGCCAAAGGTTAAGAGTGTTGACAAAGGCTGCACAGCCAGTTAGGTATAGGAGGAGGGATTCAAGCCCATCTGGGTCAGAGCCTGCGTTCCCACCCACCATGATGGAACTGTTGGAGTCACGAAGTTACGGCGACAAAGCTGaggttcaaacccaggtctgtggaTTTGAAGCTGCTGACGCTTGTGCGAAACTATGTTCCAGACCATCACTGGTCACCTTACCCATCCCACCTCCCGGATCCCTAGAGTGAGAGAATTAAGCTTCAAGCTGGAAGGACTTTGAGGTTAGTCTTAGCTTGCACCATCCGTCGTGACCAAATACCACAGCCTGggggcttaaacagcagacatttactcctcacagttctggagctggAAGCCCAGGATCAGGGCACAGCACGGTCTCCTTCTGGTGCGAGCCATTTTCCTGTTTTGTAGACCTCCCCCTTCCGGCAGTGTTCGTCACCTGGCAAAGAGGAAGCAAGCTTTCTGAGTCTCTTCTTCcaagggcattaatcccatcaCGGGGccccacccttgtgacctcaCCGATACctcattacctcccaaaggccccatctccaaataccatcacattgggggttaggacttcagcatatgaattttaggggaaaCAATTCAGCTCATAGCAAGGTTAGATGACTGTTTTGTCTTCCTGGTGAGGACCCTAAGTCAGGGTCCTGAAGTCACTGTGTGAGGATTCACAAGCAGGCCCAGAGCTCCAGACTTGTGCCCGGTGTCTAGAATCTGCTCATCCTGGACCACACTCACCTGtacctctctctccccattccaGACGGAGCCTGTGGCTGGTGCGGCTGCCGAGCAGGGCCAGGCCGGGCCCTGCCCGCAAGGACGCCCGAGTTCTTCACCGGCCCCTGAGCCCGGGAGCCCACCAGGCTCTCTTGCTGGATCCACCATGACTTCAGAGCCCACGTCACCCCCAGTAGTGCCCCCACTCCACTCTCCCAAGTCTCCTGTCTGGCCCACCTTCCCTTTCCACCGGGAGGGCAGCAGGGTCTGGGAGCGGGGAGGTGTCTCATCTCGGGACCTGCCCAGTCCTCTGCCCACCAAACGGACCAGGACATACTCAGCGTGAGTACCTGCCCCCCGCCCAGGCTCCAGTGATCTTTCCCCAGGACGAGTCCCCAGCCCCATCCTTTTCCGACCCCTGTTGTCCTCACTCAAGTCCAGGGGAGCTGTGTATGAACCTTCCAGTAACtactgtgttcattcattcattcattcactccactaagatttattgagcacctgacCAGGGGATCCAGTGGTGATTAAGACAGTCTTTGCCCATTAACTGCCTATAATCCAGAAGTAATTTATCTACCATTCACCTCCACCCtgcagggtagggggagaggaCCCAGCTTCAGGCATCGGGGAAGGTGAGGTCCTAGTGGGTTTGGAAGATGTATTAGGTGAAGGAAGTTGGGTGTTCCGCATACGTGCATCAACCTGGACAGAAATGGAAGCATGCGATTGACCTTTGGTGAGGGGTGGGCAGTCTAGACAGAGACCAGCCTTGAGCCTCTAGGATAGATCACTGGATGGGATcacagggggggagggggtttgTGGAAATTGCAAAGGAAACTGACTTGCCTTGGCCAAAGAAGagagtattttatatttcatttcatttcatttttgagagagtgagtgagcagggaaggggcagagagggagaatcccaagcaggctctgcaccatcagcacagagccagacacagggctcaaacccacaaaccatgagatcacgacctgagccgaaatcaagagtcagacgcccaagcaactgagccacccagccgcctgtttgtttgtttgttttgttttttctaataagctccgtgcccaacgtggggcttgaactcatgatcccaagatcaagagtagcatgcttcactgattgagccagccaggcgtccgtAAAGGAGAGGTTTTTGATGGCAGGCACTGATTGTCCCCTATGTCCAACCCAAGGCCAGGCACAGagcagatgcttaataaatgatgaatgaatggatgagtgacaAGTACGTGAATAGGATACAGCTGCCTCAAAAAGTAGTGAGCTCCCCGTTTCAGGAGGCACTCAAGTTTAGGCTAGATATTCTTCACTCAGAAGTCTTAtgacagggggtgcctgggtggctcaatcggttaagcgtccaactcttgactctggctcagctcatgatctcatggtttgtgagtttgagccctgcactgggctctgagctgataacttggagactgcttgggattctcctctctctctgcttctcccctgcttatggtgcgtgtgcatgcaagtgctctctctctctcaaaataaataaacttaaaaaaaaataaaaagaaatcttacaacAGGAGCCTATGTAAGCCCAATCTCAGGAGGCGAGGGTGCTGTGTAGAGAgttgggggggtgtgggggggcacTCCCTGGGAGTCAGGAGACCCTCTTGCTGTGCACCCTGGGAAAGCCagttcccctctctgggcctcagtctccttacTGTCCAATGGGACCACGAGAGGGCTGGGCTAACATAACTGCGCAGTTTCTGACCTGGGGAGGCTTTTCCACAGCCCTGAGACGGGCTCTGCAGGCAGGGCCTGGGAGGGCTGTGGGcatccgggggtgggggtggagtccCCAGACCGTAGCTCTAATCCCCCTGCTCTATCCTCAGGACAGCCCGTGCCTCGGCTGGCCCAGTGTTCAAGGGTGTCTGTAAGCAGTTCTCACGCTCACAGGGCCATGGCTTCATCACACCTGAGAATGGATCTGAGGACATCTTTGTGCACGTATCTGAGTGAGTCCCTTCGGTGTCCCTATTCTTGGCTGGGTCCCTGCTGCAGGTTCCTGGCAGTGCCTCAAGAAATGCCTCCCCAGGCTTCTCCCCTGGCTGGCTGAAATCTGGGTTCCTGGCATCTTTCTCCTGCTGCAGGGGCTGCGGGTgcatgggaggaggaggaggaggaggaggaggaggaggaggaggaggagggcggctAGGCTGGAgcaaggacccccccccccctccccccccagccaaCCACTGGCTGAGCCCTGGGATCCTGTTTCAGCATCTTGAAAACTGAGAGGGCTGGGCTGGCCCCTGAGTTTTTCAGCCTGAAGGGCAGACATAGGAGAGGCGGTCTAGGCCCGGCCCCCGGCCCTGATGCCCGGCAGAACCTGGAGAGGACACTGAGCTTCTCCAGGCCTCCGGACCTCCTGTGCCTTTCACATCTCAATCCTCaaacagcaggggagggactgcTTAGGGTTCCCACTATATGGATTCGGATTCGAGAGCTCCAactctgggaagggaagggaggctgCCCCCAGCCCGTCTGGGAAGGGGACCCACTGCTGAGCTGACGCTCCTCTCCTGCCCACCAGCATCGAGGGAGAATACGTGCCAGTGGAAGGCGACGAAGTGACCTACAAGATGTGCCCCATCCCGCCCAAGAATCAGAAGTTCCAGGCTGTGGAGGTGGTGCTCACACAATTGGCCCCACACACTCCCCACGAGACGTGGTCCGGCCAGGTCGTGGGCTCCTAGGCTGGGGGGCTCACGGGTCAGCTGCTGGGCGGGTGGGGAGCCACACTGGGTAGATGGGCAGCCTCAGGCTCCGGGCCCCGCTGCGCCGGCTGACCCAGTTCCCTGGGCGGCCTCAGTGTACACGTCAGTCTGTCTGTGCTTGTGGCCGTGAGCGTGTGCCTCCATCCACCCCCGTGACCAGTGACTGTTGTGTGAGCTGGACCGAAGGGGAGGCCACCAGACCTGCCTTCTGTTTGTccgctctctcctccccctccctgccacatCCGCACAGGACGCCCTCGCCCTTCTGTCCACTGAGCCTTTGAAGGCCTGCGTCAGGCCTGGGAGGCGGGGGCACCAGTGGGCCCACCGTGCCAGcttgttccccttgcctctgccccaggcctggccccggGACCAGACTCTGCTTGTACTTAAACCGCCCACCCTGGGCTGGGGTCTCCCACTGTGGCCTGTACCCCTTCTCTCAGAAACCAGGCCAGCGAGAGCTCTGGGGGagcctcccagcctctggcaggGCAAGAGGGCAAACGTTGGAGGCAGACAGAGCCCTCCTCACTGCCACGGCCCAGCCTTCCTTCCACCTGCTCTCTCCTCTTGGCATACTGGAGAAGTAGGCAAGAAGGAGCTGAGCGTGGAATGTAGTTTTTGGGGTCCTGGTTTTGCCGGccactgtccctcctccccagcctgaTAACAGCTCTATGAACTCGGGTAAGGCCATGTCCCCTCCCCGGGACTGCGCTGAGCCATGCTGCCTCCGCCCTCCAAGACGCAgatctggggaggggtgggggcgcaTCGCCCCCAGTTTGGATGGAGCCATCCCCTTTGCCCTGACCCACAGGCTCTGCTGATACTCCGCCCATGCTCAGATCCACTGGCTGCTGAGGACCCAGTGATGCAGACGCATGTCCCCTCAGGCAGGGCCAGGCATGGGCACCTACAGGATGGCCCTCAGCCTGTGACACCACCAGCCCTGCAACCCCTTGCTGGCCTCTTCCTGCAGCTATAGTAGGTGGCTACTGTGCCCCAACAGGCCAGTGGCTGAGGTGTGATCCCGATCTCTCGAGTCCcttaaggggtgtgtgtgtgtgtgtgtgtgtgtgtgtgtgtgtgtgtgttcactctTGGGTGGGGGGCTGGTCTGGCCTGGGAGGCCAGGACGGAGCAGCTTTGCCTCCATcctaccaccacccccaccccgaccctcCTTTCCATAAAACACATCATTTGATGGGAAAAGAAATGGGGGTCAAGGAAGTCTTGCCAGGGACAGTGACCCTTAGGAGACTGGGTCTGTGAATAAAATGGGCTCAAATGCCCAGAATGAGGGGGTATCTGTTTAGAAGGATCCCCAGCCCTGTGGGAGCCCTGAGGCCCCAAGGTAGAGAGATCAGCTGGGGTagactccccctcccctgttctcagtCCCTGCAAGGCTAGGGGGCCAGAACTGCTGAGATATGCTGGATGGCCCCTGCAAACTGAGAATGGCCCAGCCTGACACCCCACTCTGAGCTGCAGCTACTCCAGCAAGGCCTAGGGCTTGCCCTGGAGGAACAAGGACTTCCTGGCTTCCTTGGTGGAAGGTTTATtggtgccctccccacccctcccttaaGGCACTTGCTGGGAGACAGGATGTGGTGACATCAGCCCAGGGCTGcctggcggggagggaggggcagaggggcaggagggctcCTCCAGACCCACAGCCCTGCATCATCAAGTCAGAGATCCCCCTGAGACCCACAGCCTCCcggactccccctcccccacctcctaaCACTGGCAATAAACCCTCAACTGTGACTCAGCCTGGCCCAGAGCTGCCTGTCTGTCTGGGTCCCCggggaggagcctggggagggtACCCCAAACCAACCCTTGTTCAGGGCTTCAATGGCCTGTTCCCCTCAAGTGGATCAAAGACTTCCTGTGTGACCCCATGGGGAGTGGAGGGAGTCCCTGCCAtcttgcttctcttttctcatctgcaaagggTGGCTGTAACGTCATCTGTGACTGGGACCAATCATCCATTCAGATGGAATTTACACCATACCTTGTTCCAGGAACTTTAATATTTGTGAGAAAGTTCTGGCAAATACGCACCTTCCCTAGCGCTCTGTACCCCTCCGGCACAGGCGAGCAGGGCTGGCTCTCTCGTCTGACACTAGCACGTGCCTACTCCCAGCGCAGGCAGATCTGTTCTGTTCACAAGGACGGGCAGCAGCTGTAGCCAGGGCTGTCAGGGTGAAGGACGGAGCTGGTCCCACCAGGAGCTGACCGGATGGGGACGGTGGTCCTCGTGGACCCTGGCCCCATTAAGGTGGGCCTTGCAGCAGGGTATAGGAGGCAGGCATCCTgagcccagaggaggaggggcCCTGGCTCCCCACTTCCTCAACACCAGGGCCAGGGGCCCTCTTTAGGCCCAGGTAGAACTCTCTGGAAGTCCCTAAGAGCGGGTGTGGGTCCTGGTCAGGCCTCATGGGCGGTCTCTGGGAAAAAGATCTCTCGGCATCGCTGTACTGTATCCTGCGGAGAGACCACGCTGTGGCCGACGGTCCGGGGGTCAGCGTAGATCTCAAAGTCATTCCCACCCTGCACACAAGAAAGGGCAGGGAAGACACAAACATGTAACGCCTGAAGGAGCTTCCCAGGGCTATGGCCCAGCATGCGCCCTGGCGAGGagtccccctccccacactggCTCCTGGAGCTGCCTCTTCTGCCCTCTCAGAACCACCAGGAAGCCCACCTTCCGGGCCTTCACCAGATCTGCCCTGACTCACTGTGTGACATGGGACAAGTGTCCAGCCAGCTCTGGCCCCAGCCTTCCAATCTGGGTAATGGGGCTGGTGAACACTAGCTGGTCTCCGGTAGTCTCCCAGGGGCCTGTTCTGTTGCCCTGTGTCCTGGCCTTGACCTGGGGGTGATTTGGGCCAGAAACCACCTGGGCTGAGCCATACTCACGGGACTGGTCTCGTTCCCAAAGAAGTGAATGGTGTCAAAGCTGTCTTGGTCCAGACTGTCCAGGCAGTAGCGCTTGTCCCAGCCCTCAGGGAAGACGTCAAAGCTGATCATGCCTCCTGTGGGGGATGGCGGACACGGCTAACAAAGTGGTGGCCCACTGGGTGAACTTGGGCAAGatccctcattcattcactcgacAACCCTTGAGTGCCGGCTTAGAGCCTGGCAGAGGGCACGGAAGACTCAGGGACCTCACGAGAGTTGCGATCCAGGGAGAAGAACAGGCAGTAAACCAACCAGACCACCTCGGAGCATGTAAGTCAGTGGAGTCGGGGGAGAGAAGCTCCCCAGCCAGCACGGTTGGGGAGACCTCTCCGGGAGGGAACACTAAGGCCTAAACCAGAGTGGCAACTGCAGGGGAGCAGGCAGAGTCCCCAAGAAGGGCATGGAGTGTGCCAGCACCAGAGAAGGCTGGgacagggcaggggtgaggccatACAGGCCCTGGGGTCCAGTGAGGGCTCTGAGCAAGGGTACAGCATGGTCTGCT
This genomic window contains:
- the CSDC2 gene encoding cold shock domain-containing protein C2, with translation MTSEPTSPPVVPPLHSPKSPVWPTFPFHREGSRVWERGGVSSRDLPSPLPTKRTRTYSATARASAGPVFKGVCKQFSRSQGHGFITPENGSEDIFVHVSDIEGEYVPVEGDEVTYKMCPIPPKNQKFQAVEVVLTQLAPHTPHETWSGQVVGS